CACTCCTCATAATGGctggtaatttttgacataatcTGCAAACTCAACATGAActtattacaaaattaaaagattaggATTGAAGGGGtttaacctgtttaattaaattggttaagttatggttgacctatataatcttataagtTATACTTATGCATTGATATAACCTGAACACAAAATGCAAATACGAATTGTTATCTCTACATATGGTGAATGTGTTGCTTTATCAATTGCAACTATTAAATGACGTGGCACTGTACATTTTGTTAGATACAGCGAACAAAATTTTGATGATAAAAAGTGCAGAGAATGGTATTCCCAGGAGTCATAGGATGTTTTTGCCTCTCAATTGCTTCAATTATGATGCAatgccaatttttattttcttcatttcttgtttttgtttgatttgttccTTTGGAATGCCTCAGCTAGcaagctaatatatatatatattattttgttttgtttgaatcTTTAATCCTTTATGGTGGAGAAGTGAACCCGGTTCAGATAACTTTCTTACAATGCATTGGCTAGAAGGCCCGACTCGTTATGTTTACTACAGGATTGGTCCAACAGAAGAAAGTCTTGGGCCAGATTGGAGTTCACTGTTTTATGCTTTCTAGCTAGTCCAGCCAATTCTTGAgttgtttttccttcttttattatagaataatatagaacataaaatattttgatggaTAAATCCTATTATGTTTATTTGTTACGTGCCTCCAATTAACTTTTGTGTTGAAAAGACGTATACGTGGACCCTATGCGGCCATACCTAGTCCTTTTCAAGAGGCGTTCTCGAGGAGAAGAACCACGAAGAGTCCCGAAAAAAACTTAGTCGTGAAAAGACGGTTAATAAATTGCCACCGTTAACCActagttagcggttattaaataaataatcgcttttactaaccgctttttataAATTGGATCTTTTTGGCCACTTTTGAAAGTTGAGCTTTTTTCGGCTCACTCTAATTGTttttctcctttgttttttttgccttttgagGACCGTTTtagcttcaaaattttctatATACTTCAAATTAGGCCGAATTAGTATAAAAGGAGTCCAATTAAGTTTCTAGGTATTTagttattgtattagtatgaacttgTATCTTATgacttatatcatattatatatgtatgatttgttattatataatcatatgatgatcaattaattatgtgatataatcatataaattatagtaataatacattaatacttaaattgtgatttagtgatcaattgatcatattaaatataaatattattattattattataaaaatatatattatataaaaaagacagttagcggttagcaaaCTTAATAACAGCCCGCCTTTTCAGCCCTCAAAAACCACAAAGAATTCAaagtttctctctctaaaatggagatttctttttcaattttaatagcCATAGACTTAAATCTAATAAATAGTTGTTTCTAGGAATAGCTTAATCACCTATAAATCACGCCTTATAAAGTGAATgacactaattcgaatctccatccttcattttttctcttcttgtgcgacgtgtaaaaaaagaaaaaaatctaacaaacaGTAACAACCTTTATTAATATACAAAAACCAGGATCCGAGAACCGAAAGTGGGATTCGAATCGAtcccacccacccacccacccaaAATGTTTTGGTGGTATTGTCCCGCATCAACACGTCACCGTAACCGTTGCCGACTCacgggtctctctctctctctctcgatcacTGTTTCACAATCACAGTGATATTTTGAGAAAGCAGCTATGGCGGAAGAGTTCTCGTTGGACGATCCCACTCAACTACTCGAAGCAGCTTCAGATTTCGCACTTTATCCTGGTACTTTTTTTCTCCACaacatttgttttcttttttctccgttttattttatttttcccattaaaCAGTCTAAGAACTTCTGCTAATTTCAGGTGCTCAAAACGACACTTCATCGAAGAACTTCCTCGACCGCTTCCCTCTTCCAGTCATAATAAAGTAACATTCTTCTTCAATGTCTCTTCACTTTCCCCATTGATTTTTGTTGGTTTATAACCCATTGTAACTCTAATActatagttttagttttaaggTTTTACCATCTGGGTTCTGTTAGGATTAAATGATTAACTTCATCGTTTTCGTTTCCttttagcttaagtttttggataaCGGTGATTTAACCTGGGATAATATTGATTTTAGAGGTTAAATATTTTACGGGCTTGGTTTGTTGAGTATGAGGGTGAGGGGAAAATGagggtgttaaaatattatttaaatgattaaattcacaagCTTTTTGGATAATCGGTGATTTAACATTGATGCCAACTGTTGTGTTGTTGCAAGGGAAATTATGTAGATTAAAGTTCTCTACGCTGGGATTTCCTTTGACATTGTTTTGGAGTAGTGTGttcatgtttatgtttttacCTAGTGCAGCGCGTTACAGACCAAAGGAGATGTGCCTGGTCTTGAGAATACTTTAGTTGCTTGTCTGGAAAGGATATTCCAAACAAAACATGGTGCCTCTCTCATCCCACATTATATGGTACGTATGCTTTTTCCTGTTAACTCTGTAATGCAACTTGCTTCTTTAGCCAGCGcttgattttggcatagaatgGTTGGTTTGAGTTTGATTATCATTTTTCTACTCTTTTGCTCTTTCTTCAGCCCTTTTTGCAAGTTGGTCTGAAGGCTGATTCCCAAAGAGTGAGGTATTTAGCATGTAAAACGGTATGTATGTAAAACTCTTTTGCTCTTGCTTCTGCGACTGACTTTCTTTGAAGTTTCTGTTAATATTTGAGAatgtttttgataagtttttttaaatttttttgataagtttgaGAATGTGACAAGCTTATGTATTTGAATTTGCTATGTATGTTCATGGGAGtatctaattttcttttgttgttcagaaatgtttttttttttaatcattgaaTGCATAAGCAACTATTTTAAATCACATATCTGCTTTAGGTTTCTGCTGCAGAAGGAAATAGCTTTTCCCCTCCTTCGCACCTGTTATTGTATCAGCCAGCATTCTGGCATTTTATAGTTAGTGCCATTTTGACTGTTCAATGAACTCTTTTGAGTAGCCCATGAGCAAGGCCGTGATGCTGCTTGAATGTTGGGTCCCCTAATTGAAGTGAAAGAGCTACACGGACTTCTTTATGCTATCTTCCAGTAGGGGCCCAAATGGCTTAGAGACCAATGGAATAATGGATTCCAATGATGGCATGAGCATAACTAAGtgaacctttttcttttttacctttCGATTATCCCTTCAAAGGGTTGAACCCAGACCCCACTTTATACAAGCCAAGAGGTACCACTTGGCTACAAAGACTGGTATTACTTGTAGTAAACTACTTTGCAACTGCATTAAATATTTGTGGGAAAGGAAGACCGGGGCTACAATTAGAACTATTGGCTTTTGATAATGTTTCTGGATGTTGACACTGTTAATAGAGCCAAGTTGACAACCTTTCTAGTTTCACTAAAGGCAATAAGTGTCATGGAATTATAAGTCATCTCCTTTAAGAGCGATTAAAAAATTCACCCGGCTGgaattcctatatatatatttaagtgCTTGTTCGCTATACTCGATCATCTTGGTAAAGGgcaatttattttatagataaCATGTGCTTGTTCACTATATTAGTTCATGTTGGTAAAGtgcaatttattttaaatacaCACACACTCAACATTGCTCTTGTATTTTCAAGTTTGTATTGGCCCTTAGATGTATGGTATAGCATTGCTAATCTATATTGAGTGTGGTTTGAACTTCTGACCCCCGAGATTGATCACTTTCTTTTTAGAACAGATTTAACAATAATGTGGAACTTTAAGTCATTGAAGCAAAGTTGTATGAGCTATCTTAGGATTTTATGGACTGACGGTTCATAGAcattatagagagagagagagagagggggggggggggggttggaTTTTAGTAATTTGATCAATCTACCTGGACCTGCTCAACCTGCTCTTCGGTCATCTCtgtttatggagagaaaggaatgatagaagttttgagaaCCATTCGAGGACCTTGTAGTTTTGGACAACTGCTTTTAGTAACTCCATTAGTGAttaattatcatgattttcttgttctttttgcttatACTCTAGGTAGGTAGCTTCTCTTGTGTACTCCCTGTGTACTTAGGGTACCttactttttttaatgatatccggattacttacaaaaaaaaaaaaaatgatttgagaAGTAAATAAGAGAGTGAGAGGATAGGTAGGTGTCCTGCCCTTTGTATATTCTTTTCCTTGTTCACTTCACCTCTATACTCACCTAGTTTCTCTCCATGCTTGTTTCTGAAATTCTGATTGAGCATTTCAGAGATTGCTTAATCCTAGCATAGTGCCGTACTTCTGTTGTTCAAAAACTGTTTGGTTGCCATTTGTTAGCCACGTTTTGTTAAGGTTAATGTATATACTTTGTGAAATTATAACTAACGCAAGTGGAAAAACTTTTGTGCTATGCCATTTACTATAACATTGTAATAAATCTGCAGGTTGCCTACTTTTTGGAGCATTCTGATGAAAATACTGTTTCTCCAGCACGGCTAATAATTGACCAAGATTTATATCCTCTTTTGCTTGATTGCCTCCTTTATGGGTAAGAAATACtgctttttgcaattttgttgcACATTAAGTGTTGGATATTCTTGAAAATACCTGCTTGATTGCCTCCTTTATGATATAGATACTGCCTTTTGCTATTGTGGTGCGCACTACAGGTTGAATGTTTTCTCCTGTTTGCATTTAGTCTCTTCGATTATTTCTTGATTGACTTTGTGTTAGTGCTGGTAGTCGCTGAGTTATTATGTCATGTCATTACATTTTATATTGTTTCTACTCCTCAGTcgctcattttttttctcttcttttgtgcTTTCAGTAACATGAGATATCACTAAGATAGGATAGGTAATGCACAGGACAAAATCAAGGAATATAATTTTTCTGATGAAAGAGAAGAATACTAgaaacaaagcaacaaaaaatgcttgaaatgcaaaaatgaaagaaaaccaaaaccCTTGCCATTCATAGCAAGGTTTCCAAAGTTATTGCAGTCCTCTTAGTCTGTCTCTGAATTGGCCGATCTTGGTTTTTAGTTGAATGAATTTGATCAAAATACTTTGAAAGATATGTTGAGTCTTTCAACAACTTTGAGCTATCTGAGCCCCTACCCTTTTCTCCTTTCTGATCTAGCCCATTTCATTGTGCTACGATTACCATCTTTAAAGTATATTAGAGAAATTCAGTTCAAGTCCTCCTTCTATCTTAAGTAGAACGCCACTGACTTCAGCCCTATTGCTGCACTATGTCCAAGAGCCTTAGTAGAATAGGTAAAATAATATGGCCATTCTGGACTGTTAAAATATTTCTGTCCTTGATTGACCAAGATTGCCAATATTGGACCATTAAAGATTTCTTCAAAGTTGTCATCGGAATTCATCCAAGCACAAGCTAGTACTGCCATTTATTGCACCTGATAAGTGAAAGAGTTGACAACAATATTTTTCTCTTGCATTGAATATCTTATGAGGACTGGGGGCATATCTCAGAGTAGTTTTGTGGGGGCAAAATGTAAATCATCTCTTCTCAAAGGACTCcttcactttttatattttgttatatatttgcTGTCTGCATGTAAACGAAACATACTCTAGTTGCAACTTTCAGTTTACTCTTTAAAGTTATATCCTGCATATGGATAAATTTGACATGCATCTCTTTTTGTTGTGGTATGTAGTGACGAACAAGTCGCAACTGCATCAATGGATGCAATCAAGAAATTAGCGGGCTCTTCTGAAGGCATGGTAGGGATATTGGTCTGCTCTATGCGTTCAAATTTCCTTTCATGTTGCATTATGTTATAATTAGCCAAACTGTTAAGTGCCTTTTGTTACCAAATTTATTCAGGACGTCATCTTCCCAGCTAATAACAGTGAAGCTACACATCTTGGACATATAGCTGCCCAATGTTCATCACTGGTATGCTAGTTGGTGCTTTGGGATTTAGATATAGTCATAGGATTCTAAGCAGCAGAAAGTCCATGTCGTTGagcaaatttttttgagaagtttACCTTCATTTGTGGGTATAACCCCcacccccaccaccaccaccacacacacacacacacacacacacacacacttttgTGGCAGGAACATGCCACAAAAGTTTGTTACATGGCatctattgttttgtttttgtaaccTATTATTTATGTTGAAAAGAAGCATTGCTTCCCCTTCCCCTTTTTTTGGGTGAGAATTTGGGACGTGGTGGGGTTTGAAGTCAAATACAATTTTGTAGCCGTCTTCGCCCATTTATTTTAGATGCACAATTCTCACACTACTTATATTTAGTTTCTACCAGGTGCCATATCCCGAGTATTTAAATGTCAATGAGCTATGCTGACCATGGTTATCTCCGTGGTCTCTGAATCATGATTATTGCTTAGTATTTGTATTCTTCCTTCTGACTATGAAAAGTTTTTAGGGACGGGTTCGGGTTTTGGCTTTAATAGTGAAGCTATTCTCAATTTCCAACTCTGTGGCATCCGTTATTTACAATTCAAACCTGCTCAGTCCATTTGAGGCGGCAATCAACAATACAGATGATACCCTTGAAACATTAAGTGTTTTGGAGCTGTTGTACGAGGTTGGCTGATTGGTTATCATTTCATatgatatctctctctctccccctctctctgcACTTATTGACTTTTGCTATGCAGGGACATTTTCCATTGGAATATTGGCTGGGAATATCTTGTGTCTTAACTTTTTTGTTACTAGTATCAATGCCTAATTTCAATGATTATGATGCTGTGCAAATGGTAATATCATCCACGGAAGTATTGCATATGAGCACAAAATATCTTAAGATGATTATGGAAGGTAGCTTCATTGTCCTAGATGCAGTCTTTAAGAAATTAGATTGAAAAGAGTAGTATTTTAATGTGCACATTAAAATAACTTAAGAAGTTAGGGCTTGGAATTATGGAACACATGGCAGAAGCTGCCTGATCTACAATGATGGGTATCATACAAGACATGTCAGAGAAATTTGTGTTACCACATTTTGGAATACATAGCAACTGGACTTTATCTTTTCCTGGAAGAATCTCATTCTGGTATCTTAATGatttaagttttatttgtttcaagTGACAGTACAATTCATTTCTCtgttatatttgttattttattacatAAGATTAAATATAAAGGTAGCATATTCTTGGTATAAATTGATTTATAACTGATTTTCACTCCACTCTTCACTTAATGGACATCTCTGTTCCTTGATTTGTTACCTTATGCATTGTAATATATTCTTATTATATGTACCCAATGGATGAAGTTGGCAGAAATTCAGCATGGAACAGAGTTCTTGTCAAGGACCACCCTTCTTCATTTACTTAGTTCTATAATCAGGTACATGCTTGACTGAATGGTTATTTGTTGGTACTGAGTTTTTTTGTTACCCTTACATGCTTATGCACGTGTTCACTTTTCATTGTAGCAACACATCTATGGGATCTATTTTAAGATCAAGAGCAATGATGATAAGTGGAAGGCTTCTGTCCAAGGAGAATGTTTATATGTTTGCTGATGAATCCAGTAAGACTTCTAGTGTACTTGACACCACTGAAatgtgcttttcttttttgatgaatcTGACCTTTCTGGAATAATTGCTACTTCTTTTTTCCTCCTGATTATTAGATATACTGCAGCCTGGTTGTTATAGATTGCCATTGTCGTGTATGATCTATTCACTCTCTATGTATTGCAGCTTCTAGAAAAACTAAAAGTTTTTGAACATTCCATCTTTAATGAAGAGCTGAGAGCACTTCTTTAGGCATTCTGTACCTGTCTCTTGTCTCCCAACTAAATTTTATGTAGTACCATAACTGGAAATGGTAGTCTCTAACTCTACGTAAGTCTGCCCCTTGAAGAGCATTTAATGACATTTGCCATTTGGAAAGAATATCAAACCTACTTGAGCACCAGCCTAACATGTCCTaccttttttttggttgctctTATGCCCCACCAAACTATGCTCAATTATTTCCACACATTAAAGATGCTTCCACATCCTCAACTGTAGTGCCAGTTGCACATGGGCATTAGACTCTGTTGGCCGCTGTTTTTGACATGAACCACTTGGATGATTTTACAGGCTATAAGTTCTGGATCAAAGTTCTGCCTCTTGCTATCTATTTGATGTGCTAATTGGTTGCTTACATTGACATGTATTCAATTACTATAATGTAGTCAAGGTGCATGGGCTTTTGGAATGGTGAAACTGTTTCTTGCTTGCATTTGCTATGATTTGGCGTTGCGTTGATCTTTTGGTGTCTCTGTGCCAGTATGGGGATAAAGCTGGGGATAAGGCATCATGTGCATTCACTAATGTCATTTCACTACAAAC
This genomic interval from Corylus avellana chromosome ca3, CavTom2PMs-1.0 contains the following:
- the LOC132173765 gene encoding uncharacterized protein LOC132173765, with product MAEEFSLDDPTQLLEAASDFALYPGAQNDTSSKNFLDRFPLPVIINALQTKGDVPGLENTLVACLERIFQTKHGASLIPHYMPFLQVGLKADSQRVRYLACKTVAYFLEHSDENTVSPARLIIDQDLYPLLLDCLLYGDEQVATASMDAIKKLAGSSEGMDVIFPANNSEATHLGHIAAQCSSLGRVRVLALIVKLFSISNSVASVIYNSNLLSPFEAAINNTDDTLETLSVLELLYELAEIQHGTEFLSRTTLLHLLSSIISNTSMGSILRSRAMMISGRLLSKENVYMFADESSVKTAISAIDKLLESSASPDTDESESALEALGQIGSSIQGAALLLSSLPQAARHVIHSAFDRQGHGKQLSALHALGNIAGESRPENKIILSGDAEESLRRLIYETASKSSKMTPSGLILSVLQQDSEIRLAGYRVVTGMVARPWFLMEICSKQEIINIVTDANTETAKIGMEIRYKCCQSIHKAFVSSSKLINDPALAGSVAKLQEAVRNGPYLARKHLEVQPIVKTAERF